Within Synechococcus sp. PCC 7335, the genomic segment AGATTCCAACCGGCGGACTGGTCGTCTAAAAATCCTTCCTCGATATCGAAGCGCAAGGCATATTCCATAAAGGTTTGCGGGCTAGTGGGCTGGTCGCTGACGACGGCCCAAAGTTCACCATTGATGTTGTTGCGCCCGATGATGACATGCACTGGGCCGTACTGTTCGTGACGATGGAGTCTGATGTGGTGGAAACATAGTGCCCGACCTCGTTCTAGGTGAAACGATTTAGGTTGACACCAGCCGGAACCGGGTCGCCAAATCCAGGTGTCACTTTTGATACGGATGCGGTAGTGCCAGCCGAGTTGTTTTATCAGCGTCATCGCACGGGTATGCACAAAGCCTCGGTCGGCCAACAGAATCATGTTTGCGTTTGAAGGCAAGTATTGCGTAGACTGCCTGAGCAGTTCT encodes:
- a CDS encoding transposase; translated protein: ELLRQSTQYLPSNANMILLADRGFVHTRAMTLIKQLGWHYRIRIKSDTWIWRPGSGWCQPKSFHLERGRALCFHHIRLHRHEQYGPVHVIIGRNNINGELWAVVSDQPTSPQTFMEYALRFDIEEGFLDDQSAGWNLQRSEIRGLTDLSRLWFILAVATLYVTAQGVAVVQSGRRRWIDTHWDRGNSYFRIGLEWTKAALLNGWQVIKQACFTSHIDPQPAMASRPQHNKKSGRLLDFSVITVKFVPD